GTTCATCTTCTTGATATTGCTGACGAAGTTTTTGAAATTCTTGTTGAATTGTTGTTATGAGGATAGGTTGTTCACTGATACCGCCACCAATACAAACAACATCAAGATCAAGAATATAATCAAGATTATAAATCATAAATGCAATTTGACGACAATACTTTAGAAAATGCTGATAGGCAGTAGGATGATCCTGAATTTTTTCAAAAACAACTTGACCATCTTCTAAACATCCCATCATTTGACTCATTGAAGCGATGAGTGCGTTAGCACTATTGTTCTTTCCAAAATTTGTCATTACTCTATAAGTATCATCAGTATTCATAAGAATAGAACCAATCTCACCAGCTTTATGATGATGACTGTTATAGATTTTGCCATCTAAGATAAGCGTTCCGCCAATTCCACTACCCAAAACAATCATGAGAGCATTGTGGGCATTTTGTAAACTGCCTTTCCACATTTCACCAAGAGCAGCACACTTAGCATCATTTTCTATAGAAACGGGAAGGTGGGTAATGTCTTCGAGTTCTTGTTTAAGAGAATGATTGGCTAAAAAAGGCAAAAGTGTAATCGCATGCACATAACCTGTTTGACTCTCAATTATGCCAGGCATACTGATGGCTATACCGACAACAT
Above is a genomic segment from Candidatus Stoquefichus sp. SB1 containing:
- a CDS encoding ROK family protein, with protein sequence MYLVIDIGGTYTKYGYYQKDGHCLKKSKIPTVKTNLADFYNSLTSLIKDDVVGIAISMPGIIESQTGYVHAITLLPFLANHSLKQELEDITHLPVSIENDAKCAALGEMWKGSLQNAHNALMIVLGSGIGGTLILDGKIYNSHHHKAGEIGSILMNTDDTYRVMTNFGKNNSANALIASMSQMMGCLEDGQVVFEKIQDHPTAYQHFLKYCRQIAFMIYNLDYILDLDVVCIGGGISEQPILITTIQQEFQKLRQQYQEDEHQPIITACHYYNDANLLGALKNHIS